The following coding sequences are from one Eucalyptus grandis isolate ANBG69807.140 chromosome 11, ASM1654582v1, whole genome shotgun sequence window:
- the LOC120289765 gene encoding uncharacterized protein LOC120289765, whose amino-acid sequence MKPFPVFLLLIMQAGISCYARNNRLCASSSCGEIDNIRYPFRLKDDPKGCGASKFELACEDNRTVLSLFGGRYHVKSIYPESYEGSIDFDFGNIKVVDVGLRKGDCSSLPLYQLTQCNFSVEYSASYRVPYEQPTVTIVSCSKQVRSHLYISTELCIVTEGYHSYALIDAEASDIEDSCTITTSIYAADYLRKYRTFSYNDVHNAMADGFTLSYSPAGVKTYQFCFLGFRYLGTNMLICIGYYPCKYAFPIEVLYPSNMLIYGSSYSSCALKRRTVIDWHENQSKICK is encoded by the coding sequence ATGAAGCCCTTCCCAGTATTCCTCCTTCTCATAATGCAAGCTGGGATCAGTTGTTATGCCAGGAACAACCGCCTGTGTGCCTCTTCATCGTGTGGCGAGATCGATAACATACGCTATCCCTTTCGATTGAAAGACGACCCGAAAGGTTGTGGTGCTTCGAAGTTCGAGTTAGCATGTGAAGATAACCGCACGGTGCTATCTTTGTTCGGTGGTCGGTATCATGTGAAATCGATATACCCTGAAAGTTATGAGGgttccattgattttgattttgggAATATCAAAGTGGTGGATGTCGGGCTGCGAAAGGGCGACTGTTCCTCCCTTCCTCTCTACCAGTTAACGCAGTGTAATTTCAGTGTTGAATACAGTGCATCGTACAGGGTGCCCTATGAACAACCCACGGTGACCATCGTGTCTTGCTCAAAGCAAGTGAGATCTCATTTATATATCAGCACCGAACTCTGTATAGTTACAGAAGGGTATCATTCATATGCCCTCATCGACGCAGAAGCATCGGATATTGAGGATTCTTGCACCATAACCACGTCAATATATGCAGCAGATTATTTACGGAAGTATCGCACATTCTCCTACAACGACGTTCACAATGCGATGGCCGACGGGTTTACTCTCAGCTACTCGCCTGCCGGGGTGAAAACATATCAGTTTTGCTTCTTAGGCTTCCGATACCTAGGGACAAATATGCTGATATGCATAGGCTACTACCCCTGTAAGTATGCCTTTCCAATTGAGGTTCTTTACCCTAGCAATATGCTAATATATGGCTCTAGCTATAGCTCTTGTGCCTTAAAGCGACGGACCGTGATTGATTGGCATGAAAATCAAAGTAAGATATGCAAGTGA
- the LOC120289764 gene encoding rust resistance kinase Lr10-like codes for MSFTSDPSRSSFRRCHLGGGDNSDVDSGISRSESSLVKKLPELLRRAVADCLSSTVSFEASGTLPVALEFRVGYGAWYRPPYVPPTVTIVSCSKQVRSHLYISTESCIVTEGYHSYAIIDADPLDIEDFCTITRSIFAAAYLWDPRKFSYNDIHNAMADGFNLSYSPPQLVAHHVKSDTSYWGAALNVAMNTGADAVFIFAHFLAAKFIFGAPCVLIILIYKWMRRHQAMDANIEKFLQAHNNFLPIRYSYSDIKKITKNFKYKLGEGGYGSVYKGKLRSGNEVAVKILNKPKSDGLDFISEVATIGRIHHINVVELVGFCFDSSKQALVYDFMANGSLDKQIVYKDGENSLDYKKMHEISLGIARGMEYLHRGCDMQILHFDIKPHNILLDQSFTPKVSNFGLARLYPTDRNTVTLTTARGTLGYMAPELFYKDIGGVSYKADVYSFGMMLMEMAGRRRNVNDVEDSSKIYFPLWVYDQLSKAKEVETVDCIEEERETTRKMIIVALWCIQLSPNDRPSMSRVLNMLEGEINELQLPPKPLLYPMEMVVDNVETEIELQTLSSSSSVPTISSGHRYEHNNKIAESCLV; via the exons ATGTCCTTTACATCCGACCCCTCAAGAAGCAGCTTCAGGCGATGCCATTTAGGCGGCGGGGATAACAGCGACGTCGATTCAGGCATTTCAAGGTCGGAATCTTCCTTAGTGAAGAAGCTGCCTGAGTTGCTGAGGCGAGCTGTCGCCGATTGCCTCTCCTCCACCGTTTCCTTTGAAGCTTCCGGAACTCTTCCAGTTGCTCTTGAATTTCg TGTTGGATACGGTGCATGGTACAGGCCGCCCTATGTACCACCCACGGTGACCATCGTGTCTTGCTCAAAGCAAGTGAGATCTCATTTATATATCAGCACCGAATCATGTATAGTTACAGAAGGGTATCATTCATACGCCATCATCGACGCAGATCCACTGGATATTGAGGATTTTTGCACCATAACCAGGTCAATATTCGCAGCAGCTTATTTATGGGACCCTCGCAAGTTCTCCTACAACGACATTCACAATGCGATGGCCGACGGGTTTAATCTCAGCTACTCGCCTCCCCAG CTGGTCGCCCACCATGTGAAGTCCG ACACATCTTATTGGGGTGCGGCGCTAAATGTTGCAATGAATACCGGTGCTGATGCCGTTTTTATCTTTG CTCACTTCTTGGCAGCAAAATTCATATTCGGAGCTCCATGTGTGTTGATAATTCTAATTTATAAGTGGATGAGAAGGCACCAAGCAATGGATGCAAACATCGAAAAATTCCTACAAGCTCACAACAACTTTTtgcccataaggtactcttactcAGATATCAAGaagatcacaaaaaatttcaaatacaaGTTAGGTGAAGGGGGATATGGTTCCGTGTACAAAGGAAAGCTTAGGAGTGGCAATGAAGTTGCAgttaagattttgaataaacCAAAATCTGATGGCCTAGATTTTATAAGCGAAGTGGCCACAATTGGAAGGATCCACCACATTAATGTGGTAGaacttgttggtttttgttttgattcttcCAAACAAGCTCTTGTCTATGATTTCATGGCGAATGGATCCTTGGATAAGCAAATTGTCTATAAAGATGGAGAAAATTCTCTTGATTATAAGAAAATGCATGAGATCTCTCTTGGCATAGCTAGAGGCATGGAGTATTTACATCGAGGATGTGACATGCAAATTTTACACTTTGACATCAAGCCTCACAATATTCTCCTAGACCAGAGTTTCACTCCGAAAGTTTCTAACTTTGGACTTGCAAGACTTTATCCCACCGATCGCAACACAGTAACGTTGACTACagcaagaggaaccttgggATATATGGCGCCCGAACTATTCTATAAGGACATTGGTGGTGTTTCTTATAAAgctgatgtttatagttttgggatgatgttgatggaaatggccGGCAGAAGGAGAAATGTAAATGACGTAGAGGATTCaagcaaaatttattttcctttgtgggTTTATGATCAACTCAGCAAAGCAAAGGAGGTTGAAACTGTAGATTGcattgaagaagagagagagacaacgaGGAAGATGATAATCGTTGCTCTTTGGTGcatacaattgagtcctaatgATCGACCATCGATGAGCCGGGTCCTTAATATGCTAGAAGGAGAGATCAATGAACTACAACTTCCCCCAAAACCACTTCTATATCCGATGGAGATGGTGGTTGATAATGTTGAGACTGAGATTGAACTTCAAactctctcatcttcttcaagtgTTCCAACAATTTCTAGTGGTCACCGCTATGAGCACAATAATAAGATTGCGGAATCTTGTTTGGTGTGA
- the LOC104427278 gene encoding LEAF RUST 10 DISEASE-RESISTANCE LOCUS RECEPTOR-LIKE PROTEIN KINASE-like 2.3 — translation MKPFPLLLLLIVQAGISCYARNNHLCAPSSCGEVGNIRDPFRLKEDPRDCGDLRFELMCKENRTILSLSGGEYHVKLINGASYEGSIGWDYGNIEVVDVGLRKSDCSSLPLHQLTWLYFSDDDDDDEWYGPTGTSVTIVSCSRWVSDIENFCTITKSIVAAEYLEWLPDNRTISYNDIHNAMADGFNLSYNVRRKKTYNFCFLGFRYRGTKCIPYSYDISSWGKALDDALNTVPDAGFIFAHFLAAKFIFGAPCVLILLIYKWMRRHQAMDTNIEEFLRAQNNFLPIRYSYSNIKKITKNFKYKLGEGGYGSVYKGMLRSGNEVAVKILNKPKSNGQDFISEVATIGRIHHVNVVQLVGFCFDYSKQALVYDFMPNGSLDKHIVY, via the exons ATGAAGCCCTTCCCGTTACTCCTCCTTCTCATAGTACAAGCTGGGATTAGTTGCTATGCCAGGAACAATCACCTGTGTGCCCCTTCATCATGCGGCGAGGTCGGTAACATACGCGATCCCTTTCGATTGAAGGAGGACCCGAGAGATTGCGGTGATTTGAGGTTTGAGTTAATGTGTAAAGAAAATCGCACGATACTATCTTTGTCTGGTGGTGAATATCATGTGAAATTGATAAACGGTGCTAGTTATGAGGGTTCCATTGGTTGGGATTATGGGAATATCGAAGTGGTGGATGTTGGGCTGCGAAAGAGTGACTGTTCCTCGCTTCCTCTCCACCAGTTAACGTGGCTTTATTtcagtgatgatgatgatgatgatgaatggtACGGCCCCACTGGAACCAGCGTGACCATCGTGTCTTGCTCAAG ATGGGTATCGgatattgagaatttttgcaCCATAACCAAGTCAATAGTTGCAGCCGAATACTTAGAATGGTTACCGGATAATCGCACAATCTCCTACAACGACATTCACAATGCGATGGCCGACGGGTTTAATCTCTCCTACAATGTGCGGCGGAAGAAGACATATAACTTTTGCTTCTTAGGCTTCCGATACCGAGGGACAAAATGCATACCCTACTCCTACG ACATATCTTCCTGGGGTAAGGCGCTTGATGATGCACTGAATACAGTTCCTGATGCCGGTTTTATCTTCG CTCACTTCCTGGCAGCAAAATTCATATTCGGAGCTCCATGTGTATTGATACTTCTAATCTATAAGTGGATGAGAAGGCACCAAGCAATGGACACAAACATCGAAGAATTTCTACGAGCTCAGAATAACTTTTTAcccataaggtactcttactcAAATATCAAGaagatcacaaaaaatttcaaatacaaaTTAGGTGAAGGGGGATATGGTTCTGTGTATAAAGGAATGCTTAGAAGTGGCAATGAAGTTGCAgttaagattttgaacaaaCCAAAATCTAACGGCCAAGATTTTATAAGTGAAGTGGCCACAATTGGAAGGATCCACCACGTTAATGTGGTGCaacttgttggtttttgttttgattattcCAAACAAGCTCTTGTCTATGATTTCATGCCGAATGGATCTTTGGATAAGCACATTGTCTATTAG
- the LOC120289439 gene encoding rust resistance kinase Lr10-like yields the protein MLYANLEAIFYTAHFLAAKFIFGAPCVLILLIYKWMRRHQAMDANIEEFLQAHNNFLPIRYSYSDIKKITKNFKYKLGEGGYGSVYKGMLRSGNEIAVKILNKPKSNGQDFISEVATIGRIHHVNVVQLVGFCFDYSKQALVYDFMPNGSLDKHIVYKDEGDSLDYKKMYEISLGIARGIEYLHRGCDMQILHFDIKPHNILLDQSFTPKVSDFGLARLYPTNRNTVTLTAARGTLGYMAPELFYKDIGGVSYKADVYSFGMMLMEMAGRRRNINANVDDSSEIYFPLWVYDQLNKGKEVETVDAIDEERESTRKMIIIALWCIQLSPDDRPSMSRVLNMLEGEINELQLPPKPLLYPMETSVDNVETEIELETLSSSSSVPTISNSHHYEHDNKMAESCLV from the coding sequence ATGCTTTACGCTAATCTTGAGGCAATTTTCTACACAGCTCACTTCCTGGCAGCAAAATTCATATTTGGAGCTCCATGTGTATTGATACTTCTAATCTATAAGTGGATGAGAAGACACCAAGCAATGGATGCAAACATCGAAGAATTTCTACAAGCTCACAACAACTTTTtgcccataaggtactcttactcAGATATCAAGaagatcacaaaaaatttcaaatacaaGTTAGGTGAAGGGGGATATGGTTCTGTGTACAAAGGAATGCTTAGGAGTGGCAATGAAATCGCAgttaagattttgaataaacCAAAATCTAATGGCCAAGATTTTATAAGTGAAGTGGCCACAATTGGAAGGATCCATCATGTTAATGTGGTGCaacttgttggtttttgtttcgaTTATTCCAAACAAGCTCTTGTCTATGATTTCATGCCGAATGGATCCTTGGATAAGCACATTGTCTATAAGGATGAAGGAGATTCTCttgattataagaaaatgtatgAGATATCTCTCGGCATAGCTAGAGGCATAGAGTATCTACATCGCGGATGTGACATGCAAATTCTACACTTTGACATCAAGCCTCACAATATTCTCCTAGACCAGAGTTTCACTCCGaaagtttctgactttggacttgcaagACTTTATCCCACTAATCGCAACACAGTAACATTGACTGCagcaagaggaaccttgggATATATGGCGCCCGAACTATTCTATAAGGACATTGGTGGTGTTTCTTATAAAgctgatgtttatagttttgggatgatgttgatggaaatggccGGCAGAAGGAGAAACATAAATGCAAATGTAGATGATTCGagtgaaatttattttcctttgtgggTTTATGATCAACTCAACAAAGGAAAGGAGGTTGAAACTGTAGATGCCATtgatgaagagagagagtcaaCGAGGAAGATGATAATCATTGCTCTTTGGTGCATACAATTGAGCCCTGATGATCGACCGTCAATGAGCCGAGTCCTTAATATGTTAGAAGGAGAGATCAATGAACTACAACTTCCCCCGAAACCACTTCTATATCCAATGGAGACGTCGGTTGATAATGTCGAGACTGAAATTGaacttgaaactctctcatcttcttcaagtgTTCCAACAATTTCTAACAGTCACCACTATGAGCACGATAACAAGATGGCAGAATCTTGTTTGGTGTGA
- the LOC120286048 gene encoding rust resistance kinase Lr10-like, with the protein MYEISLGIARGIEYLHRGCDMQILHFDIKPHNILLDQSFTPKVSDFGLARLYPIDHSIITLTAARGTLGYMAPELFYKDIGGISYKADVYSFGMMLMEMAGRRRNVNANAKDSSQIYFPLWIYDQLGKEEELQMVDATKEETETTRKMIIIALWCIQLNPNDRPSMSRVVNMLEGEINELQVPPKPLLYPTETLVDYVETEIELETLSSSSSVPTISSIYQYEHNNKIPQSCFV; encoded by the coding sequence atgtatgAGATCTCTCTTGGCATAGCTAGAGGCATAGAGTATCTACATCGGGGATGTGACATGCAAATTCTACACTTTGACATCAAGCCTCACAACATTCTCCTAGACCAAAGTTTCACTCCGaaagtttctgactttggacttgcaagACTTTATCCCATTGATCACAGCATAATAACGCTAACTGCAGCAAGAGGAACCTTAGGATATATGGCGCCGGAGCTATTCTATAAGGACATTGGTGGCATTTCTTACAAAgctgatgtttatagttttgggatgatgttgatggaaatggccGGTAGAAGGagaaatgtaaatgcaaatgcaaaggattcaagtcaaatttattttcctttgtggaTTTATGATCAACTCGGCAAAGAAGAGGAACTTCAAATGGTAGATGCCACAAAAGAGGAAACAGAGACAACGAGGAAGATGATAATCATTGCTCTTTGGTGCATACAACTTAACCCTAATGATCGACCATCGATGAGCCGGGTCGTTAATATGCTAGAAGGAGAGATCAATGAACTACAAGTTCCCCCAAAACCACTTCTGTATCCGACAGAGACGCTGGTTGATTATGTTGAGACTGAGATTGAACTCGAAactctctcatcttcttcaagtgTTCCAACAATTTCTAGCATTTACCAATATGAGCACAATAACAAGATTCCGCAATCttgttttgtgtga